From Granulicella cerasi, a single genomic window includes:
- a CDS encoding vWA domain-containing protein, whose translation MKRALCKLFFLLATSAPAFAQAEDPGYTLHVYTDRIQFAALILDKDAQPLEHLRREDIDLSLDSGKSFHPTDLRVEGDDPMELAVLLEDANSQTPFLNAFIEQFAALAPTLLKPQDSLRIFAVDCSVFETQPSFSNPTAAQINSLIGQLRHREGFHPANGKRDCHARLPLRDAELTIASWLQHQPGRRVLLVVSQGDDGRSKSDASTVRDFLATSGIAVVGVRDRVHFWMNNRGLPFSLQTLNAPHAYATDGMNDELDQLAAGTGGFVMASEPDVLGADISEIFRLLRARYIVSYPRPHRDVAGVHHIEIATRGGYTVRITGATAPLVTKEQLEDPNAVPSADSPAIYGKRKPLR comes from the coding sequence GTGAAGCGCGCCCTCTGCAAACTGTTTTTCCTGCTGGCCACCTCTGCGCCAGCCTTTGCGCAGGCCGAGGATCCCGGCTACACACTGCACGTCTACACCGACCGCATCCAGTTCGCTGCGTTGATCCTCGATAAGGACGCGCAGCCGCTGGAACATCTGCGGCGGGAAGACATCGATCTCTCGCTCGACTCCGGCAAGTCGTTTCATCCCACCGACCTGCGAGTGGAGGGTGACGATCCGATGGAACTTGCGGTGCTGCTGGAAGATGCCAACTCGCAAACTCCCTTCCTCAACGCCTTCATCGAGCAGTTCGCAGCACTTGCTCCCACGCTGCTGAAGCCTCAGGACAGCCTGCGCATCTTCGCGGTCGACTGCTCCGTCTTTGAGACACAACCGTCGTTCAGCAACCCCACCGCAGCGCAGATCAATAGCCTGATCGGCCAGCTTCGACACCGCGAAGGGTTTCACCCCGCGAACGGCAAACGCGACTGCCACGCTCGCTTGCCTCTCCGCGACGCAGAGCTGACAATCGCCTCCTGGCTTCAACACCAGCCGGGTCGTCGCGTTCTGCTTGTCGTCTCTCAGGGCGACGATGGCCGGAGCAAATCCGATGCATCCACCGTGCGGGACTTCTTAGCCACCAGCGGAATCGCCGTCGTCGGCGTTCGCGATCGCGTTCACTTCTGGATGAACAACCGTGGGCTGCCGTTCTCGCTGCAGACCCTGAACGCGCCGCATGCCTACGCTACCGACGGGATGAACGATGAGCTCGATCAGCTTGCTGCCGGCACGGGCGGGTTCGTCATGGCGAGCGAACCGGACGTCCTCGGCGCCGACATCAGCGAGATCTTCCGCCTGCTCCGCGCACGCTACATCGTCAGCTATCCCCGGCCACATCGCGACGTCGCCGGCGTGCACCACATCGAGATCGCGACACGTGGCGGCTATACGGTTCGCATCACCGGCGCCACGGCGCCGCTCGTCACTAAAGAGCAACTCGAAGACCCGAACGCCGTACCCAGCGCAGACTCTCCCGCGATCTACGGTAAGCGCAAACCTCTGCGCTAA
- a CDS encoding CocE/NonD family hydrolase: protein MRLWRGGLALVAVSSMGMAQQPASDPAREAVTFFSAHADKHEYRIPMRDGAKMYVKVWAPKDGFTDKGPYPILITKTPYSCGDYGGTKEIPHVTANPALLRSGYILVCEDVRGRWASEGTWQEMTPSHDGKGIDESTDMSDTVDWLLKNVPNNNGRVGIMGISYGGFYTAASIVDSNPAIKAASPQAPIIDLWMGDDAYHGGAFMLSANHSFYAPFFRPQTTPMTKPEPPTFDFPTQDMYQYYLRMGTIANLDSPAGGTNAYFHDQVTHTAYGPYWQARDIGSHMHGVKAAVMNVGGWFDAEDLAGPVHVFHSIAKQSPEAAANTLVEGPWVHGGWARSDGSRLGDIAFGAKTGVFYREQIEAPFFEHYLKDKPWDGLPKAYVFETGSNVWRKYAAWPPQGAVAKTLYFQPGGGLAWSAPKEKVSSDSYVSDPAHPVPFTAYVTGADVPQRYMDDDQRFALTRGDVIAYETEPLTEDITIAGPVSPRLKIASTGTDSDFVVKLIDVFPEDYKTNEELPVNSKRSQAPEIFLQGYQMLVRGEPFRAKYRDSWTEPKALTPGKVATVNFTMQDVNHTFLKGHRIMVQVQSSWFPLVDRNPQTFMDISKAKPSDFVKATETVYHQSDAASGVEVLVLPQTR from the coding sequence ATGCGTTTGTGGCGTGGCGGATTGGCGTTAGTGGCAGTGAGTTCTATGGGGATGGCGCAGCAGCCGGCGAGCGATCCTGCGCGCGAAGCGGTGACGTTTTTCAGCGCGCATGCGGACAAACACGAGTACCGCATTCCGATGCGCGACGGCGCGAAGATGTATGTGAAGGTATGGGCGCCGAAGGATGGCTTCACGGACAAGGGCCCTTATCCGATCCTCATCACGAAGACGCCGTACAGCTGTGGCGACTACGGTGGCACGAAGGAGATTCCTCATGTCACTGCGAACCCGGCGCTGCTCCGCTCGGGCTACATCCTTGTCTGCGAAGATGTGCGCGGCCGCTGGGCCAGCGAAGGCACGTGGCAGGAGATGACGCCGTCGCATGATGGCAAGGGCATTGATGAGTCGACCGATATGTCCGACACGGTTGATTGGCTGCTGAAGAACGTGCCGAACAACAACGGTCGCGTTGGCATCATGGGCATCAGCTACGGCGGCTTCTACACGGCAGCGAGCATCGTAGACTCCAACCCGGCGATTAAGGCGGCGAGCCCGCAGGCGCCGATCATCGACCTCTGGATGGGCGATGATGCGTATCACGGTGGAGCGTTCATGCTGAGCGCGAACCACTCGTTCTATGCGCCGTTCTTTCGTCCGCAGACAACGCCGATGACGAAGCCCGAGCCGCCGACCTTCGACTTTCCGACGCAGGACATGTATCAGTACTACCTGCGCATGGGTACGATCGCGAACCTCGACTCGCCCGCTGGAGGCACGAACGCTTACTTCCACGACCAGGTGACGCACACGGCTTACGGCCCGTACTGGCAGGCGCGCGACATTGGCAGCCACATGCACGGCGTGAAGGCGGCGGTGATGAACGTCGGTGGATGGTTTGACGCAGAGGACCTTGCTGGGCCGGTGCATGTCTTCCACTCCATCGCGAAGCAGAGCCCTGAGGCCGCTGCGAACACGCTGGTGGAAGGCCCGTGGGTGCACGGTGGATGGGCGCGCAGCGATGGCTCGCGTCTTGGCGATATCGCATTTGGCGCGAAGACGGGAGTCTTCTACCGCGAGCAGATTGAAGCGCCGTTCTTTGAGCATTATCTGAAGGACAAGCCGTGGGACGGTCTGCCAAAGGCGTATGTGTTTGAGACGGGCTCGAACGTCTGGCGCAAGTATGCAGCGTGGCCTCCGCAGGGGGCTGTGGCGAAGACGCTTTACTTCCAGCCCGGTGGCGGGCTCGCCTGGAGCGCTCCGAAGGAGAAGGTCAGCAGCGATAGCTATGTCAGCGATCCCGCGCATCCTGTGCCGTTTACGGCTTACGTTACGGGCGCCGACGTGCCGCAGCGTTACATGGATGATGATCAGCGTTTTGCGCTGACGCGTGGCGATGTGATCGCGTATGAGACCGAGCCGCTGACGGAGGATATTACGATCGCCGGCCCGGTGTCGCCGCGGTTGAAGATCGCGTCTACGGGTACGGACTCGGACTTCGTGGTGAAGCTCATCGACGTCTTCCCCGAGGACTACAAGACGAACGAAGAGTTGCCGGTGAACAGCAAGCGTTCGCAGGCGCCGGAGATCTTTTTGCAGGGCTACCAGATGCTGGTGCGTGGCGAACCATTCCGAGCGAAGTATCGTGACTCGTGGACGGAGCCGAAGGCCCTGACGCCGGGCAAGGTCGCGACGGTGAACTTTACGATGCAGGATGTGAACCACACCTTCCTGAAGGGCCATCGCATCATGGTGCAGGTACAGAGTTCGTGGTTCCCGCTGGTGGATCGCAATCCTCAGACCTTCATGGATATCTCCAAGGCAAAGCCGAGCGATTTCGTGAAGGCGACAGAGACGGTGTATCACCAGAGCGATGCGGCAAGCGGCGTGGAAGTGCTGGTGTTGCCACAGACCAGGTAA
- a CDS encoding M1 family metallopeptidase, which yields MNRSLVSASLCVALALPLAAQTGSSTNTTPGSAQAAQRARKLDTLAPPTKDDTLRGPYGEFRANNDLLSYRLDLRVDPTDKFIKGTNTVRFRMLKDATRVQLELTPQLAIDSATMDGKPLKVTRDEREVWIDSPTTLQGGKVYSIALAWSGHPVTQGRFGCFSFDKDKAGKPWITTACEEEGASTWWPNKDQWRDEPQEGMEINVAVPNGLMDVSNGHFVGSKDLGDGYTEWRWKVSYGINNYDVALNIGEYVHWSMPKHGNTALDFYVLPENLEKSKVQFAQVPEMLDAYEHYFGEYPFAKDGYKLVDVPYAGMEHQSAVAYGNHYANGYYERDWTGVGISPKFDFIIIHESGHEWFGNAITAADKCDMWIHEGWTTYLELLYVEYRWGEADMLKYAGGLKPKVHNERPIIPPCGVNAEPPQDQYFKGALMINTLRSMVGDDAKWFADIHDFYQQFKYQQITTDDVVAWWSKRTGMELKPFFAEYLRHAAAPALELKFADGKVSYRYKAEEAKFAMPIKVGDAAHWNVITPVAGEWKSMPWTKSKDAFGVDTDEYYVNVVKE from the coding sequence ATGAATCGTTCACTCGTCTCCGCATCCTTGTGCGTTGCGCTCGCGTTGCCGCTCGCCGCGCAGACCGGTTCCAGTACGAACACGACACCGGGTTCGGCACAGGCAGCGCAGCGTGCGCGCAAGCTCGACACGCTGGCGCCGCCGACGAAGGATGACACGCTGCGTGGACCGTACGGCGAGTTTCGCGCGAACAACGATCTGCTGAGCTACAGGCTCGATCTGCGCGTGGATCCCACGGACAAGTTCATCAAGGGTACGAACACGGTGCGCTTCCGTATGTTGAAGGACGCGACGCGCGTGCAGCTTGAACTAACGCCGCAACTCGCGATCGACAGCGCGACGATGGACGGCAAGCCGCTGAAGGTGACGCGCGACGAGCGTGAGGTGTGGATCGACTCGCCGACGACGCTGCAGGGCGGTAAGGTCTACAGCATTGCCCTCGCGTGGAGCGGGCACCCGGTGACGCAGGGGCGCTTCGGCTGCTTCTCCTTCGACAAAGACAAGGCGGGCAAGCCGTGGATCACGACCGCTTGCGAAGAAGAGGGTGCAAGCACCTGGTGGCCCAACAAGGACCAGTGGCGCGATGAGCCGCAGGAAGGCATGGAGATCAACGTCGCGGTGCCGAACGGGCTGATGGATGTGTCCAATGGCCACTTCGTGGGCTCGAAGGACCTCGGCGATGGCTACACCGAGTGGCGTTGGAAGGTAAGCTACGGCATCAACAACTACGATGTTGCGCTGAACATTGGCGAGTATGTGCACTGGTCGATGCCGAAGCACGGCAACACCGCACTCGACTTCTACGTGCTGCCCGAGAACCTCGAGAAGAGTAAGGTGCAGTTCGCGCAGGTACCCGAGATGCTCGATGCGTATGAGCATTACTTTGGCGAGTATCCGTTTGCGAAGGACGGCTACAAGCTCGTCGATGTGCCGTATGCGGGTATGGAGCACCAGAGCGCGGTGGCATACGGCAACCACTATGCGAACGGCTACTACGAGCGCGATTGGACGGGCGTCGGCATCTCGCCGAAGTTCGACTTCATCATCATCCACGAGAGCGGACACGAGTGGTTCGGCAACGCGATCACGGCCGCCGACAAGTGCGACATGTGGATCCATGAAGGATGGACAACGTACCTCGAGTTGCTCTACGTGGAGTATCGCTGGGGCGAGGCTGACATGCTGAAGTATGCGGGCGGCCTGAAGCCGAAGGTGCATAACGAGCGGCCGATCATTCCGCCGTGCGGCGTGAACGCGGAGCCTCCGCAGGACCAGTACTTCAAAGGCGCATTGATGATCAACACGCTGCGCTCGATGGTGGGCGATGACGCGAAGTGGTTCGCCGACATTCACGACTTCTATCAGCAGTTCAAATATCAGCAGATCACGACGGACGATGTAGTGGCGTGGTGGTCGAAGCGCACGGGCATGGAGTTGAAGCCGTTCTTCGCGGAGTACCTGCGCCACGCGGCTGCGCCTGCGTTGGAGTTGAAGTTTGCTGACGGCAAGGTGAGCTATCGCTATAAGGCAGAAGAAGCGAAGTTCGCTATGCCGATCAAGGTGGGCGATGCCGCGCATTGGAACGTGATCACGCCGGTGGCGGGTGAGTGGAAGTCCATGCCTTGGACGAAGAGCAAGGACGCGTTTGGCGTAGATACGGACGAGTACTACGTGAACGTGGTGAAGGAGTAA
- the holA gene encoding DNA polymerase III subunit delta, producing the protein MEITKGLKSFAAVDRFLAEVAGDARRAGYVLLGDEAYLQQRARRGLLDALLPREQREFSLHDIDLSSEMTIFDALDLAQTPSLMAPFQVLFIRNLKSLYGRGQKKEEFKALDEYFRRPNPGALLVFVADHISLPQDLRRMDMTEKERAEKIRETLGDGCGVIELQRVSAEDATTWVQRASQAKGVEFSADAAHELVDSLGADMLAIESEVEKLTLFAGAQGKQKLDVPDIEEMVSAAKQRGVYELTDAISQKDAPRALALLHGLLNASEGGDDAAIGHVFTLAKTYRQMLVLNENRVTDQRAMWQVLWPGFRVAPFAADQLIAQARRYRDRAELRRGLRWIAKADIELRSSPPDKRLVLERLILRLVGRERAIAVEA; encoded by the coding sequence ATGGAGATTACAAAGGGCCTCAAGAGTTTTGCGGCGGTAGACCGCTTCCTGGCAGAGGTGGCTGGCGATGCGCGCCGCGCGGGTTATGTGTTGCTCGGCGATGAGGCGTATCTGCAGCAGCGCGCGCGCCGCGGCTTGCTGGACGCGTTGCTGCCACGCGAGCAGCGCGAGTTCTCGCTGCATGACATCGATCTTTCCAGCGAGATGACGATCTTCGATGCGCTGGATCTGGCACAGACGCCGTCGCTGATGGCTCCGTTTCAGGTGCTGTTCATTCGCAACTTGAAGTCACTTTACGGGCGTGGGCAGAAGAAGGAAGAGTTCAAGGCGTTGGACGAATACTTCCGCAGGCCGAACCCCGGCGCTCTCCTTGTGTTTGTGGCGGACCATATTTCGTTGCCGCAGGATCTGCGCCGCATGGACATGACCGAGAAGGAGCGCGCGGAGAAGATCCGCGAGACGCTCGGCGACGGTTGTGGCGTGATCGAGTTGCAGCGCGTGAGCGCTGAAGATGCAACGACCTGGGTGCAGCGCGCGTCGCAGGCGAAGGGTGTGGAGTTCAGCGCAGACGCTGCGCATGAGCTTGTCGATTCGCTGGGCGCAGACATGCTCGCGATCGAGAGCGAGGTGGAGAAGCTGACGCTGTTTGCCGGCGCGCAGGGCAAGCAGAAGCTGGACGTGCCGGACATTGAGGAGATGGTGTCGGCGGCCAAGCAGCGCGGCGTATACGAACTCACCGATGCGATCAGCCAGAAGGATGCTCCGCGCGCTCTGGCGTTGCTGCATGGCCTGTTGAATGCTTCGGAAGGCGGTGATGATGCGGCCATCGGGCACGTGTTCACGCTCGCGAAGACGTACCGGCAGATGCTGGTGTTGAATGAGAATCGCGTGACGGACCAGCGTGCGATGTGGCAGGTGCTGTGGCCGGGCTTCCGTGTCGCTCCGTTCGCTGCCGACCAGTTGATCGCACAGGCGAGGCGTTATCGTGACCGCGCGGAGTTGCGTCGCGGCCTGCGCTGGATTGCGAAGGCGGACATCGAGTTGCGTTCGAGCCCCCCTGACAAGCGCCTTGTGCTTGAACGCTTGATCCTACGTCTGGTAGGGCGTGAGCGAGCGATCGCTGTCGAAGCGTAG
- the lptE gene encoding LPS assembly lipoprotein LptE: MAKKSLLAAVGAALLMITGCGYHQVGAATRLPAGVQTIAVPVFRTKVQSYRTESVFTEAVVRELNTRTRYRVLTSSGDGTFDGAEGDAVLRGTIEQETVAPLTYDPNSGQTSSYLVTIVASVEVKGRDGHVLYRNNAFGWHEQYQSTQDLSSFVQEDSAAVRRIGHDFAQALVSDLLESFK; encoded by the coding sequence GTGGCGAAGAAGAGTCTTCTTGCAGCGGTTGGAGCGGCGCTGCTGATGATCACCGGATGCGGCTATCACCAGGTAGGCGCGGCGACGCGTTTGCCTGCGGGCGTGCAGACGATCGCGGTGCCGGTGTTTCGCACGAAGGTGCAGTCTTATCGCACGGAGAGCGTGTTTACTGAGGCTGTTGTGCGCGAGCTGAACACACGCACACGTTATCGCGTGTTGACCTCGAGCGGTGATGGCACCTTCGACGGTGCAGAGGGCGACGCAGTGCTGCGTGGGACGATTGAGCAGGAGACCGTGGCCCCACTGACGTATGACCCGAACAGCGGACAGACGTCGAGTTATCTTGTGACGATCGTGGCGAGTGTGGAGGTGAAAGGGCGCGATGGTCATGTGCTCTATCGCAACAACGCGTTCGGTTGGCACGAGCAGTATCAATCGACGCAGGATCTTTCGAGCTTCGTGCAGGAAGACTCGGCGGCGGTGCGACGCATTGGACATGATTTTGCGCAGGCGCTCGTAAGCGACTTGCTCGAGAGCTTCAAGTAA